Proteins encoded by one window of Methyloterricola oryzae:
- the nirB gene encoding nitrite reductase large subunit NirB, which produces MKEKLVLVGNGMAGVRTLEELLKIAPDKYDITVFGAEPHGNYNRILLSPVLAGEKTLNDIVINDEAWYRDHGITLHTGKTVHRIDRKRRTVHGDDGTVAEYSRLLLATGSTPFILPVPGRDLDGVVGFRDIQDVHRMLQASRQHKHAVVIGGGLLGLEAANGLLKQGMSVTVVHVLDTLMERQLDKPAAALLQRSLEETGLNFMLEAQTEALLGTERVTGVRFKNGTEIPADLVVMAVGIRPNIELAKSARLHCERGIIVNDTLQTYDPRIYAVGECVQHRGNLFGLVAPLFEQAKVCANHLAEYGIGRYQGSVTSTKLKVTGIDLFSAGDFQGGAGCDDLVFQDPARGVYKKLVVKDNRVKGAVLYGDTVDGSWYFQLMREGTDISDFRETVLFGRAHMADAGREGSSVMSMTDDAEICGCNGVCKKTIVDAIVGQKLFTLDEVRSHTKASASCGSCTGLVEQILAATVGNYDQTPKEKPLCKCTEHSHDTVRAAIRDQRLKSMEDVFRALEWKSPDGCQSCRPALNYYLLCAWPDQYQDDPQSRFINERVHANIQKDGTYSVVPRMWGGLTTPKELRAIADVADKFSIPTVKVTGGQRIDLLGVKKEDLPKVWADLNAAGMVSGHAYGKSLRTVKTCVGSEWCRFGTQDSTGLGVQLEKMTWGSWTPHKFKMAVSGCPRNCAEATIKDFGVICVDSGYEIHVGGNGGIKIRGTDLLCKAGTEAEVKEYCGAFMQLYREEGRYLERTAPWIERVGLSYVRSRVVEDEEGRKALYNRFLASQQTAQFDPWEQHAQEPKRLEFEPLKVGTL; this is translated from the coding sequence ATGAAAGAAAAATTGGTCTTGGTGGGCAACGGCATGGCCGGCGTGCGAACCCTCGAGGAGTTGTTGAAGATTGCGCCGGACAAGTACGACATCACCGTCTTCGGCGCGGAACCTCACGGTAACTACAACCGCATCCTGCTCTCGCCGGTGCTGGCCGGGGAAAAGACCTTGAACGATATCGTCATCAACGACGAGGCCTGGTACCGGGATCACGGCATCACCCTGCACACCGGCAAGACGGTGCACCGCATCGACCGCAAGCGCCGCACGGTTCATGGCGATGACGGTACCGTCGCCGAGTACAGCCGGCTGCTGCTGGCCACCGGCTCCACGCCCTTCATCCTGCCGGTGCCCGGACGAGACCTGGATGGTGTGGTCGGTTTTCGCGACATCCAGGATGTGCACCGCATGCTGCAGGCATCCCGCCAGCACAAGCACGCCGTGGTCATCGGCGGCGGCCTGCTGGGTCTGGAGGCCGCCAACGGACTGCTGAAGCAGGGCATGTCGGTCACCGTGGTGCACGTGCTGGACACCCTCATGGAGCGTCAGCTGGATAAGCCGGCGGCGGCCCTGTTGCAACGCTCTCTGGAAGAGACCGGCCTCAACTTCATGCTGGAAGCCCAGACCGAGGCCCTGTTGGGCACCGAGCGCGTCACCGGCGTGCGCTTCAAGAACGGCACCGAAATACCCGCCGACCTGGTGGTCATGGCCGTGGGAATACGCCCCAACATCGAACTGGCCAAATCCGCCCGGCTCCACTGCGAGCGCGGCATCATCGTCAACGACACCCTGCAGACCTACGATCCGCGGATTTATGCGGTGGGCGAATGCGTGCAGCACCGCGGCAATCTGTTCGGCCTGGTGGCGCCCTTGTTCGAGCAGGCCAAGGTGTGCGCCAACCACCTGGCGGAATACGGCATCGGCCGCTACCAAGGCTCGGTCACCTCGACCAAGCTCAAGGTCACGGGCATCGACCTGTTCTCCGCCGGGGACTTCCAGGGCGGAGCGGGCTGCGACGACCTGGTGTTCCAGGACCCGGCGCGCGGTGTCTACAAGAAGCTGGTGGTGAAGGACAACCGCGTCAAGGGCGCGGTGCTGTATGGGGACACGGTGGACGGCTCCTGGTACTTCCAGCTCATGCGCGAGGGCACCGACATCAGCGACTTCCGCGAGACCGTGCTGTTCGGGCGCGCTCACATGGCCGATGCCGGGCGCGAAGGGAGCAGTGTCATGTCCATGACCGACGATGCGGAAATCTGCGGCTGCAACGGTGTCTGCAAGAAAACCATCGTCGATGCCATCGTCGGCCAGAAGCTGTTCACCCTGGACGAAGTGCGCTCCCACACCAAGGCTTCCGCGTCCTGCGGTTCCTGCACCGGCCTGGTGGAGCAGATCCTGGCGGCCACGGTGGGCAACTACGACCAGACGCCCAAGGAGAAACCCCTGTGCAAGTGCACCGAGCACTCCCACGATACCGTGCGCGCAGCCATCCGTGATCAGCGGCTGAAGAGCATGGAGGATGTGTTCAGGGCCCTGGAATGGAAGAGCCCGGACGGCTGCCAAAGCTGCCGCCCGGCCCTCAACTACTACCTGCTGTGCGCCTGGCCTGACCAGTACCAGGATGACCCGCAATCGCGCTTCATCAACGAGCGCGTCCATGCCAACATTCAGAAGGACGGCACCTACTCGGTGGTGCCGCGCATGTGGGGCGGCCTGACCACGCCCAAGGAACTGCGCGCCATCGCCGATGTGGCCGACAAATTCAGCATACCCACGGTCAAGGTCACCGGTGGCCAGCGCATCGACCTGCTGGGCGTCAAAAAGGAGGACCTGCCCAAGGTGTGGGCCGATCTCAATGCCGCCGGCATGGTCTCCGGACACGCCTATGGCAAGTCCCTGCGCACGGTGAAAACCTGCGTGGGTTCGGAGTGGTGCCGCTTCGGCACCCAGGATTCCACAGGCTTGGGGGTGCAGTTGGAAAAAATGACCTGGGGCTCCTGGACTCCGCACAAGTTCAAGATGGCGGTGTCCGGCTGTCCGCGCAACTGCGCCGAGGCCACCATCAAGGACTTTGGCGTCATCTGTGTCGATTCCGGCTATGAGATCCATGTGGGCGGCAACGGCGGCATCAAGATCCGCGGCACCGACCTACTCTGCAAGGCCGGCACGGAAGCGGAAGTGAAAGAATACTGCGGCGCATTCATGCAGCTCTACCGCGAGGAGGGCCGTTACCTGGAGCGCACCGCGCCCTGGATCGAACGCGTGGGGCTGTCCTATGTCAGATCGCGCGTGGTTGAGGACGAGGAAGGCCGCAAGGCGCTGTACAACCGTTTTCTCGCATCGCAGCAGACGGCCCAGTTCGACCCCTGGGAACAGCATGCCCAGGAACCCAAGCGGCTTGAATTCGAGCCGCTGAAAGTGGGCACATTGTAA
- a CDS encoding bifunctional protein-serine/threonine kinase/phosphatase gives MSEPRLQALVGIASLTGRREDNQDFAACQPAEPGTSGVGEIMAAVADGVSGARGGRVAAETSVRAFLDGYGDYPRSLGAAQAAFRCLDAINQWIHALGKRDAELAGMATTFSALILCHRQAHVLHVGDSRIYRLRGEILERLTEDHTLNNPNLDHVLYRAVGIEERLRSDSAVHALEAHDRFLLCTDGLHAILRDSEIKSLLLQRQSPESTAAELADLAFKRGSQDNITALVVDVVSLPPPDRSLLEQSVRALPVLDLPKAGQSVDGFELERVLSQGRYSSLLLARDPQNERRVVLKFPHPQVASVREYHDAFLREAWIGARVKSPWVAEIVDMPEGRQSRLYTVLPYYPGKTLEQRIRAAGAIGLHEGVALAVLLCKAIHALHRLRIVHRDIKPDNVMILEDGGLKLLDLGVARMPAWDEAVDAPIPGTASYMAPEQFHGERGNVSTDIFAAGVSLYRMFARGAYPYGETEPFSTPRYKAAPRPLARHRPDLPAWLGVVLARALAVDPAERYDDIMELAYELENGLAQGAPVMPRKRPLYERNPLLFWKATALMLLLALLAAFGRLAGANPPPPSHSEFHDPTVTRGSQR, from the coding sequence ATGAGCGAACCCCGCCTGCAAGCCCTGGTGGGGATCGCCAGCCTGACGGGCCGGCGCGAGGACAACCAGGACTTTGCCGCCTGCCAGCCGGCGGAGCCGGGTACCTCGGGGGTAGGCGAGATCATGGCCGCCGTGGCCGATGGCGTCAGCGGCGCCCGCGGCGGGCGGGTGGCGGCCGAGACGAGCGTGCGCGCCTTCCTGGACGGTTATGGGGACTATCCAAGATCCCTGGGCGCCGCGCAGGCCGCCTTCAGGTGCCTGGACGCCATCAATCAGTGGATTCATGCCCTCGGCAAGCGCGATGCGGAACTCGCCGGAATGGCGACCACCTTCAGCGCCTTGATCCTCTGCCATCGCCAGGCACATGTGCTGCATGTGGGCGATTCGCGGATCTACCGCCTGCGCGGCGAAATCCTGGAGCGGCTGACCGAGGATCATACCCTCAACAATCCAAATCTCGACCACGTCCTCTACCGAGCGGTGGGTATCGAGGAACGCCTGCGCAGCGACAGTGCCGTCCACGCCCTGGAGGCCCACGACCGCTTCCTGCTGTGCACGGACGGCTTGCATGCGATCTTGCGCGACAGCGAGATCAAGAGCCTGCTGCTGCAGCGCCAATCGCCGGAGAGCACCGCCGCCGAACTGGCCGATCTGGCCTTCAAGCGCGGCAGCCAGGACAACATTACCGCCCTGGTGGTGGATGTGGTCAGCCTGCCGCCGCCGGACCGTTCCCTGCTGGAGCAGTCCGTCCGCGCCCTGCCCGTGCTGGATCTGCCCAAGGCCGGCCAGAGCGTTGATGGATTCGAACTGGAGCGGGTGCTTTCCCAGGGACGCTACAGCAGCTTGCTCCTGGCCAGAGACCCGCAAAATGAACGTCGGGTGGTGCTCAAGTTTCCCCACCCCCAGGTGGCCAGTGTCCGCGAGTACCACGACGCCTTCCTGCGCGAGGCCTGGATCGGCGCCCGCGTGAAAAGCCCCTGGGTGGCCGAGATCGTGGATATGCCGGAGGGACGGCAGTCGCGGCTTTACACGGTGCTGCCCTACTACCCCGGCAAGACCCTGGAGCAACGGATCAGGGCCGCCGGGGCAATCGGCCTGCACGAAGGCGTGGCGCTCGCGGTACTGTTGTGCAAGGCGATTCATGCCTTGCACCGGCTGCGCATCGTGCACCGGGACATCAAGCCCGACAACGTCATGATCCTGGAGGATGGCGGCCTGAAGCTGCTCGATCTGGGCGTCGCGCGCATGCCCGCCTGGGACGAGGCGGTGGATGCGCCGATTCCGGGGACCGCCAGTTACATGGCGCCGGAGCAATTCCACGGCGAGCGCGGCAATGTGAGCACCGATATTTTTGCGGCCGGCGTGAGCCTGTATCGAATGTTCGCCCGGGGCGCCTACCCTTACGGCGAGACCGAGCCCTTCAGCACGCCGCGCTACAAAGCGGCCCCGAGACCCCTGGCCCGTCACCGCCCGGATCTTCCCGCCTGGCTGGGCGTGGTGCTGGCGCGCGCCCTGGCCGTCGATCCGGCGGAACGCTATGACGACATCATGGAACTGGCCTACGAACTGGAAAACGGCCTCGCCCAGGGCGCTCCGGTGATGCCGCGCAAGCGTCCCCTGTATGAACGCAATCCCCTGTTGTTCTGGAAGGCCACCGCGCTGATGCTCCTGCTTGCCTTGCTGGCCGCCTTTGGCCGCCTCGCCGGCGCGAATCCGCCCCCGCCTTCCCACTCCGAATTTCACGATCCGACAGTCACAAGAGGTTCCCAACGATGA
- a CDS encoding MFS transporter produces the protein MNFREFKQAGHWPTLLSAFLYFDVSFMVWVMLGPLSLYITQELGMPVEEKFTVVAIPILCGALLRIPLGMLADHFGPKLTGILAQLGVMLGMGYVFLFGLHSKLELELLGFVLGVAGASFSVALPQASRWYPPKYQGIVMGIAGAGNMGVVLDSMIVPWLAEKFGWQSVFGFLLVPLLLVFAFYAAMVKDAPEKRAPVSLRNYGKLLKDVDSWWFMFFYSITFGGFVGLGNALPLYFSNWYHVSGIAAGLMVAIVVFAGSMFRPLGGYLADRIGGVRALQILFVVVALAYASIAFLPEGPAPALGQVADAKVAGWSLATMPGIAWAATAIFFMGAMALGMGNGAVFQLVPLRFRGEIGVMTGLVGAAGGVGGFFLAKSLGISWELKHSFGPGFSLFAALPLLGLFGLIMVKRRWRTTWGALSGAKV, from the coding sequence ATGAACTTCCGCGAATTCAAACAAGCCGGCCACTGGCCCACCCTGCTCTCCGCGTTTCTCTATTTCGACGTCTCCTTCATGGTGTGGGTCATGCTGGGCCCCCTGTCCCTGTACATCACCCAGGAACTGGGGATGCCGGTTGAAGAAAAGTTCACCGTCGTCGCCATTCCGATCCTCTGCGGCGCCCTGTTGCGCATCCCCCTGGGCATGTTGGCCGACCACTTCGGGCCCAAGCTCACCGGCATCCTGGCGCAGTTGGGGGTCATGCTGGGCATGGGCTACGTGTTCCTGTTCGGCCTGCATTCCAAACTGGAACTGGAACTGCTCGGATTCGTCCTTGGCGTGGCCGGGGCCAGTTTCTCCGTGGCCCTGCCCCAGGCCAGCCGCTGGTATCCCCCCAAATATCAAGGCATCGTCATGGGCATCGCCGGCGCCGGCAACATGGGCGTGGTGCTGGACTCCATGATCGTGCCCTGGCTCGCGGAGAAATTCGGCTGGCAATCGGTGTTCGGATTCCTGCTGGTGCCCTTGCTGCTGGTATTCGCGTTCTATGCGGCGATGGTGAAGGACGCTCCGGAAAAGCGGGCGCCGGTCAGCCTGCGCAATTACGGCAAGCTGTTGAAGGACGTGGACAGCTGGTGGTTCATGTTCTTCTACTCCATCACCTTCGGCGGCTTCGTCGGGCTGGGTAACGCCCTGCCCCTGTATTTCAGCAACTGGTACCACGTGTCTGGCATCGCGGCCGGCCTGATGGTCGCCATCGTGGTCTTCGCCGGTTCCATGTTCCGCCCTCTGGGCGGCTATCTGGCGGACCGCATCGGCGGCGTGCGCGCCCTGCAGATTCTGTTCGTGGTGGTCGCCCTGGCCTATGCGAGCATCGCCTTCCTGCCGGAAGGTCCTGCGCCGGCCCTGGGACAGGTCGCCGACGCCAAGGTGGCCGGCTGGAGCCTCGCCACCATGCCGGGCATCGCCTGGGCCGCGACGGCCATCTTCTTTATGGGCGCCATGGCGCTGGGCATGGGCAATGGCGCCGTTTTCCAGCTCGTGCCGTTGCGCTTTCGCGGCGAAATCGGCGTCATGACCGGGCTGGTCGGCGCCGCCGGGGGCGTGGGCGGCTTCTTCCTCGCCAAGTCACTCGGCATCTCCTGGGAATTGAAGCACAGCTTCGGGCCGGGCTTTTCCCTGTTCGCGGCCCTTCCGCTGCTGGGCCTGTTCGGCCTGATCATGGTCAAGCGGCGCTGGCGCACCACCTGGGGCGCGCTCTCCGGAGCCAAGGTCTGA
- a CDS encoding CmpA/NrtA family ABC transporter substrate-binding protein has translation MNSSTDTVPKPLAWRAAPEHPHLNLGFIPLSDCAPLVVAQQMGFFGACGLEVTLTREPSWANIRDKVCFGSLDGGQMLAGMPIAASLGADAFQMPMVTAFSMSLNGNAITVAEPLYQRLKEIEPALCRRGPQDASPLKTLIEQDKARGKPPMRFAMVFPCSSHNYLLRYWLAAAGIDPDHDVELCVIPPPQMVSQLREGWIDGFCVGEPWNSVAVEEGVGSVLICSYDIWNNHPEKVLGVTRDFAERYPDTHLALVVALIQAARWLDDPAHRAEAATLLARPEYLNLPEQLLQAGLCGQFRHRRDTEIRPMPDFHVFHRYAANFPWVSHAQWLITQMLRWGQIQPPLDVPALAAEIYRPDIYRRAAAVLGLPCPPENGKPEGIHEQSWLLATHNDSFDLGPDRFLDGAVFDPSGARPDNPPTSRPGCHEH, from the coding sequence TTGAACAGCTCAACAGATACTGTGCCCAAGCCACTGGCCTGGCGGGCTGCGCCGGAGCACCCGCACCTGAACCTTGGCTTCATTCCTTTGAGCGACTGCGCACCGCTCGTGGTTGCGCAGCAAATGGGCTTCTTTGGCGCCTGCGGCCTCGAGGTCACGCTGACGCGCGAGCCCTCCTGGGCCAACATCCGGGACAAGGTCTGCTTCGGCTCCCTGGACGGTGGTCAAATGCTGGCGGGAATGCCCATCGCGGCCAGTCTGGGCGCAGATGCTTTCCAGATGCCCATGGTTACCGCGTTCTCCATGAGCCTGAACGGAAATGCCATCACCGTCGCAGAGCCCTTGTACCAACGGCTCAAGGAGATTGAGCCCGCCTTGTGCCGGCGCGGCCCCCAGGACGCCAGCCCCCTGAAGACCCTGATCGAACAGGACAAGGCAAGGGGCAAGCCACCCATGCGCTTCGCCATGGTGTTTCCCTGCTCGAGCCACAACTACCTGCTGCGCTACTGGCTTGCCGCGGCCGGCATAGACCCCGACCACGACGTGGAGCTCTGCGTCATCCCGCCGCCACAGATGGTCTCCCAGTTACGGGAAGGATGGATAGATGGATTCTGCGTAGGAGAGCCATGGAATTCCGTGGCCGTGGAGGAAGGCGTCGGCAGCGTCCTGATCTGCAGCTACGACATCTGGAACAACCACCCCGAGAAAGTGCTGGGGGTGACCCGGGATTTTGCCGAGCGCTACCCCGACACCCACCTGGCCCTGGTAGTCGCCCTCATACAGGCCGCGCGCTGGCTGGACGACCCGGCACATCGGGCGGAGGCGGCCACGCTGCTGGCGCGGCCGGAATATCTCAACCTGCCCGAGCAGCTCTTGCAGGCCGGCTTGTGCGGGCAGTTCCGCCATCGCCGGGATACCGAAATCAGGCCAATGCCGGACTTCCATGTCTTCCATCGCTATGCGGCCAACTTTCCCTGGGTCTCGCACGCCCAATGGCTCATCACGCAGATGCTGCGCTGGGGGCAGATCCAGCCGCCCTTGGACGTTCCAGCCCTGGCGGCGGAAATCTATCGGCCGGACATCTACCGCCGTGCCGCGGCCGTCCTCGGGCTCCCTTGCCCGCCCGAAAACGGCAAGCCGGAAGGCATACACGAGCAAAGCTGGCTGCTCGCCACCCACAACGACAGCTTCGACCTGGGGCCGGACCGTTTTCTGGACGGCGCGGTCTTCGACCCCTCCGGCGCCAGGCCAGACAACCCGCCCACCTCCAGACCGGGTTGTCACGAACACTAG
- a CDS encoding FAD-binding oxidoreductase: MRSEPSTGSRLFEHLLTHYRGIFATLFLLPLSLAYNGWTWARRRLERVLSDAPQRHEERVATVIAQIREWKAQGAQEKLCTARSGWQTMSEMVPRYKLTHRNIRVDLHQILHLDETRGCVAVEPLVTMGELSRYLLRRGWTLAVVPELDDLTVGGLIMGFGVESSSHKHGLFQHICLSLDVVTADGELLHCSPQENSELFYLLPWSHGTLGFLVAAELKLVRAQAYVRIEYQPVRGLEPMVAAFEQASRDTESNDFVEGLVYSRDSAVIMRGRLAAAPDGDGPVNPIGRWYQPWFYRQVRNYLEQDRVGVEYLPLRHYFHRHTRSYFWMMEEIIPFGNHPLFRYLLGWALPPKIGLLKYTETETTRRLSEKYQVLQDMLMPMRHLKASIEYFDRHFGVYPLWLSPMAIPDNPEHLGLVHPHRREDGSLDELFVDVGAYGMVRKPEFDSVDALPRLEQFVLDHGGYQALYAKTCLDREGFRRMFDHSAYDRLRASLPHCREAFGEIYDKVSAQARVAPVEMRKLQKAPRTDRA; this comes from the coding sequence TTGAGATCTGAACCTTCGACTGGCTCGCGCCTGTTCGAGCACCTGCTCACCCACTACCGCGGCATCTTCGCCACCTTGTTCCTGCTTCCCCTGTCCCTGGCCTACAACGGCTGGACCTGGGCCAGACGCCGGCTGGAGCGCGTCTTGAGCGATGCGCCGCAACGTCACGAAGAGCGGGTCGCCACAGTGATCGCTCAAATCCGGGAATGGAAAGCCCAGGGCGCGCAGGAGAAGCTCTGCACCGCCCGTTCCGGCTGGCAGACCATGAGCGAGATGGTGCCGCGCTATAAGCTGACCCACCGCAATATACGCGTCGACCTGCACCAGATCCTGCACCTGGACGAAACACGCGGCTGCGTGGCGGTGGAGCCACTGGTGACCATGGGCGAATTGTCACGGTATTTGCTGCGCCGCGGCTGGACCCTGGCGGTGGTGCCGGAACTGGACGATCTCACCGTAGGCGGCCTGATCATGGGCTTCGGGGTGGAAAGCAGCAGCCACAAGCACGGCCTGTTCCAGCACATCTGCCTATCCTTGGACGTAGTCACCGCCGACGGCGAGTTGCTGCATTGCAGTCCGCAGGAGAACTCCGAGCTGTTCTACCTGCTGCCCTGGAGCCACGGCACCCTGGGCTTTTTGGTAGCCGCCGAGTTGAAGCTCGTCCGCGCGCAAGCCTATGTGCGTATCGAATACCAACCCGTACGGGGCCTGGAGCCCATGGTCGCAGCCTTCGAACAGGCCAGCCGCGACACCGAAAGCAACGATTTCGTCGAAGGCCTGGTCTACAGCCGGGACAGCGCGGTCATCATGCGCGGCCGACTGGCCGCCGCGCCGGATGGGGATGGCCCGGTGAATCCCATAGGTCGCTGGTACCAGCCCTGGTTCTACCGGCAGGTCCGAAACTATCTGGAGCAAGACCGTGTTGGTGTCGAGTACCTGCCCTTACGCCATTACTTTCATCGCCACACCCGCAGCTATTTCTGGATGATGGAAGAGATCATCCCCTTCGGCAATCATCCGCTGTTCCGCTATCTCCTCGGCTGGGCGCTGCCGCCCAAGATCGGCCTGCTCAAGTACACGGAAACCGAGACAACCCGGCGGCTGAGCGAGAAATACCAGGTCTTGCAAGACATGCTGATGCCCATGCGGCATCTCAAGGCTTCCATTGAGTACTTTGACCGGCATTTCGGGGTATACCCGCTGTGGCTGTCCCCCATGGCCATACCGGACAACCCGGAGCATCTGGGCCTGGTGCATCCCCACCGCCGCGAGGATGGCAGCCTTGACGAACTGTTCGTGGATGTCGGCGCCTACGGCATGGTGCGCAAGCCCGAATTCGACAGCGTCGACGCCCTGCCCAGGCTGGAGCAGTTCGTGCTGGATCACGGCGGCTACCAGGCCTTGTACGCCAAGACCTGTCTGGACCGGGAGGGCTTTCGGCGCATGTTCGACCATTCCGCCTACGATCGCCTGAGGGCAAGTCTGCCCCACTGCCGTGAGGCCTTCGGCGAGATATACGACAAGGTATCGGCGCAGGCTCGCGTTGCGCCGGTGGAAATGCGCAAGCTGCAGAAGGCGCCGCGCACGGACCGGGCCTGA
- a CDS encoding ABC transporter permease → MMLGALLGEGWGAMRANRLRTLLTMLGMVIGVGAVILMLAIGQGAQLTVNESIASMGSNLFIVLSGSSTSGGARLGSGSVPTLRLADAQAIADLPDVEAVTPILPNTAQVVYGSGNWNTTVAGATPAYLKVRDWPVSNGQPFSDSDVRSVTRVALLGQTVVSNLFGDEDPVGKTVRIKNSPFLVVGVLDPKGQSLDGRDQDDTVLVPVTTAQRQLFGNQFPGMVRFIMVKAKSAEAMNRLERSLTDLLRTRHRIREEQDDDFSVRNLTAMAQAAAATTKVMSGMLGAIASVSLLVGGIGIMNIMLVSVTERTREIGIRVAIGARRRDILLQFLFEAVLISVSGSLIGVLLGIGCAWAVSHFAEMVVVVTMGSVLLAFGVAAAVGVFFGFYPARRAADLKPIEALRYQ, encoded by the coding sequence ATGATGCTGGGAGCCCTTCTGGGTGAAGGCTGGGGCGCCATGCGCGCCAACCGCCTGCGCACCCTTTTGACCATGCTCGGCATGGTGATTGGCGTCGGAGCCGTCATATTGATGCTGGCCATTGGCCAGGGCGCCCAGTTGACCGTCAATGAATCCATCGCCTCCATGGGCAGCAATCTGTTCATTGTACTGTCCGGCTCCTCCACCTCCGGCGGCGCGCGCCTGGGTTCGGGCTCCGTGCCCACCCTGCGCCTGGCCGACGCCCAGGCCATTGCCGATCTGCCGGACGTGGAAGCGGTCACCCCGATCCTGCCCAACACCGCGCAGGTGGTCTACGGCTCCGGCAACTGGAACACCACCGTGGCCGGCGCCACCCCCGCCTACCTCAAGGTACGCGACTGGCCCGTGAGCAACGGCCAGCCTTTCAGCGACAGCGACGTGCGCTCGGTTACCCGGGTCGCCCTCCTCGGCCAGACCGTGGTGAGCAACCTGTTCGGCGACGAAGACCCGGTCGGCAAGACGGTCCGCATAAAGAACAGCCCCTTCCTGGTGGTGGGCGTCCTGGACCCCAAGGGCCAGAGCCTGGACGGACGGGACCAGGACGATACCGTGCTGGTGCCGGTCACCACGGCGCAGCGCCAGTTGTTCGGCAACCAGTTTCCGGGCATGGTGCGCTTCATCATGGTGAAGGCCAAGTCGGCCGAGGCGATGAACCGCCTGGAACGCAGCCTCACGGACTTGCTGCGCACGCGCCATCGCATCCGCGAGGAACAGGACGACGATTTCAGCGTGCGCAACCTCACCGCCATGGCACAGGCCGCCGCCGCCACTACCAAAGTCATGTCGGGCATGCTGGGCGCCATCGCCTCGGTCTCGCTGCTGGTGGGCGGGATCGGCATCATGAACATCATGCTGGTCTCGGTCACCGAGCGCACGCGCGAAATCGGCATCCGCGTGGCCATCGGCGCGCGCCGCCGCGACATCCTCTTGCAATTCCTGTTCGAGGCGGTCCTGATTTCCGTCTCGGGCAGCCTCATCGGCGTGCTACTCGGCATCGGCTGCGCCTGGGCCGTGAGCCATTTCGCCGAGATGGTTGTGGTGGTGACCATGGGCTCGGTACTGCTGGCCTTCGGCGTCGCCGCCGCCGTTGGCGTGTTTTTCGGGTTTTATCCCGCCCGCCGCGCCGCCGACCTCAAACCTATCGAAGCCTTGCGCTATCAGTGA
- a CDS encoding ABC transporter ATP-binding protein codes for MTLVRVENLAKSYETPGGIAVPVLDQVSFRIEPGEFVAIMGHSGSGKSTLMNILGCLDTPSSGHYFLAGRDTAELDGNELAELRNRLIGFVFQGFNLLPRISVLDNVALPLIYAGVGAKQRRQRALDMLGPVGLAGLAERRPSQLSGGQQQRVAIARALVTGPRLILADEPTGNLDTHTSEEIMGIFHRLNANNGITIVLVTHESDIAHYARRLIRIVDGRMAADGPVAQILGAVTA; via the coding sequence ATGACCCTGGTCCGCGTCGAGAACCTGGCGAAGTCCTATGAAACGCCCGGCGGCATCGCCGTGCCGGTGCTGGATCAGGTCAGCTTCCGCATCGAGCCGGGGGAGTTCGTGGCCATCATGGGACACTCCGGTTCTGGCAAGTCCACCCTGATGAATATACTGGGCTGCCTGGACACCCCCAGTTCCGGTCATTATTTCCTGGCCGGCCGCGACACCGCTGAGCTGGATGGCAATGAACTGGCCGAGTTGCGCAACCGGCTCATCGGCTTCGTATTCCAGGGCTTCAACCTGCTGCCGCGCATCAGCGTGCTGGACAATGTGGCCCTTCCCCTGATCTACGCCGGAGTGGGCGCCAAACAGCGCCGCCAGCGCGCCCTGGACATGTTGGGACCGGTAGGCCTGGCCGGACTGGCGGAACGGCGCCCCAGCCAGCTTTCCGGCGGGCAGCAGCAGCGCGTGGCCATTGCCCGCGCCCTGGTGACAGGGCCACGACTGATCCTGGCCGACGAGCCTACGGGCAACCTGGATACCCATACCAGTGAAGAGATCATGGGCATTTTCCACAGGCTGAATGCGAACAACGGCATCACCATCGTACTGGTTACACACGAGTCCGACATCGCCCATTATGCGCGGCGTCTGATCCGCATCGTCGATGGCCGCATGGCCGCCGACGGCCCTGTCGCTCAGATACTCGGGGCAGTCACCGCATGA